The segment CGAGCCAGCCGCCAAACAGCGCATCGAGCTCACGGGTGCCGCGGCGGGTGCGCCAGCGGAGGCGTTTGATGCGGGCTTCGTCCATCGCGGGTTGCCTCCTGCTTTCTTCCTCTCCCCTCCGGGCGACCCGAAGGTAGTCCCCTCCTCGGGAGAGAGGACCGAGGTGAGGGGCGGGTGCTTGCGATGGCGCCGCTACAAAGCCAGCTCTGGACTGGCGCTATCGCGAGATTGACCCCTCACCCTGCCCTCTCCCCGGAGGGGAGAGGGAAAAACGCGACGCTTACGAGCGACGCTCGACGATCAGCTTCTTGATCTCCGCGATCGCCTTGGCCGGGTTCAGACCCTTCGGACAGGTGCGAGCGCAGTTCATGATGGTGTGGCAGCGATACAGCTTGAACGGATCTTCCAGATCGTCCAGGCGGGCGCCGGTGTCCTCATCGCGGCTGTCGACGATCCAGCGATAGGCCTGCAGCAGGATGGCGGGACCAAGGTAACGATCGCCGTTCCACCAGTAGCTCGGGCAGCTGGTCGAGCAGCAGGCGCACAGGATGCATTCGTAAAGACCATCGAGCTTCTTGCGGTCTTCCGGCGACTGCAGGCGCTCGCGGTCCGGCGCCGCACTCTGCGTGCGCAGCCACGGCTTGATCGAGGCGAACTGCGCGTAGAAGTGCGTGAGATCCGGCACCAGATCCTTCACCACCGGCATGTGCGGCAGCGGGTAGATCTTGACGTCGCCCGACTCGCAATCACCGATGGCCTTGGTGCAGGCCAGGGTGTTGGTGCCGTCGATGTTCATGGCGCACGAACCGCAGATGCCTTCGCGGCACGAACGACGCAGCGTCAGCGTCGGATCGATCTCGTTCTTGATCTTCAGCAGCGCGTCCAGAACCATCGGGCCGCACGCCGCAAGGTCGACCTCGTACGTATCGATGCGCGGGTTCTGGCCGTCGTCCGGGCTCCATCGATAGATGCGGAACGTACGGGGCTTCTTCGCGTCCTTGGCAGGAAAGTGCTTGCCCGCCTGGACCTTGGAATTCTTGGGTAGCGAAAACTCTGCCACGTTTGCCTCACTTAAATTCGTGCTTGCCGTAACAGCTCGTCTAGCGAGCGCCGGTACAACGTCGGGGAACCATCAAGGTTCCCCGCTTGCGATCAGTAAACGCGCTTCTTCGGCGGGACGACCTCGACGTCGCTCGTCATGGTGTACATGTGCACCGGACGGAAGTCGAAGCTGGCCTTGCCGTTCTCGTCGACCGCCACCAGCGTGTGCTTCTGCCAGTTGTGGTCAT is part of the Dyella jiangningensis genome and harbors:
- a CDS encoding succinate dehydrogenase iron-sulfur subunit; its protein translation is MAEFSLPKNSKVQAGKHFPAKDAKKPRTFRIYRWSPDDGQNPRIDTYEVDLAACGPMVLDALLKIKNEIDPTLTLRRSCREGICGSCAMNIDGTNTLACTKAIGDCESGDVKIYPLPHMPVVKDLVPDLTHFYAQFASIKPWLRTQSAAPDRERLQSPEDRKKLDGLYECILCACCSTSCPSYWWNGDRYLGPAILLQAYRWIVDSRDEDTGARLDDLEDPFKLYRCHTIMNCARTCPKGLNPAKAIAEIKKLIVERRS